TAACCGGAGCAACTGGTTTTATTGGTTCGTGTCTTGTTAAAAAGCTGGCTTTAACTGATGATGAAGTTTCAATTCTTGTCCGAAAAAATTCGGATTTAACCTCTCTCTCCGATGTCCTGCACAAGGTCAAGCTGGTTTATGGTGATATTACCAACAGGAGCTCACTTGATGCTGCAATGAAAGGCATTGATCTTGTCTATCACTCTGCGGGTCTTACCTATATGGGGGATAAAAAAAATGCCCTGCTTTATAAAATCAATGTTGAAGGTACCCGCAATATGCTGCAGGCATCAGCCGCAGCCAAAGTGACAAGATTTGTTCATGTCAGTTCTATCACAGCGGTTGGAATTGCTTTCGACAAAAAACCTGTCGATGAATCCGTCATATGGAATTTCCACCAGATCGGTCTGGAATATGCAAGGACGAAACATCTTTCAGAAGTCGAGGTGGCTCAAGCGGTGAAAAATGGGCTTGACTGTGTCATTGTCAATCCGGCATTTGTGTTTGGAGCAGGCGATATTAATTTTAATGCAGGACGGATCATCAAAGATATTTACAATAAGAAACTGCCGTTTTATCCCTTGGGCGGAATCTGTGTAGTCGATGTTGAGATTGTTTCAGATGCGATTATATCCGCCATGCAAAAAGGAAAAACGGGTGAACGGTATATCCTTGGTGGTGAAAATGTCTCTTACAAGCAGCTTGCAGATACCATTTCAAAAATTACCGGAGCTCCGAGAGTCAATTTTCCTCTCCCTTTCTGGATGGCAAAAATACTGAAACAGGCGCTGGACCTCTATAAAAACAAGAATCGGATATCCAAGCTCTTCAACATGTCCATGTTCGGGGTAGCATCTCATTTCCTCTATTTCGATTCAGCAAAGGCTATGCGTGAGCTGAATATGCGGTACGAACCCCATGAACACAGCATTAGAAATGCCTACGAATGGTATCGTGATCGTAATATGCTTGGTTGAGTTGATTCTCTGATTGGTTTTCGACCTGACTACAGATCAGAGTTACGGTTTCCTGCAAAAGAGCATCATTCTTGGCGAATCATTCTCTCTGAAAGGTTCGCCTTGATAGTTGCCTGCGATATTAACCACCGAAAAGCCTGCATCAAGCAGCATCGGAAGAATCTCTTCCCTGTCGTAAAGCCTGACCGATTCAGAAAACGTCACGTTTTTTTCCAGAGGAGCAGTAATCGTGATGGTTTTGGTAACCCTGTTGCTCTCAAGCGTGCGCTCTTCAAGAAGGGTCAGATTGCCTACGGTTCTGCTGGAGCGAGGTACCAGATTTCGGGCGAGCGGTATGGGGTTAAGAAGATCCAGAACATACCATCCCCCGGATTTAAGTGCTTCATAGACCTTGCAGAGGACTAACTGGTCATCCTGCTTCAGGTCGAAATAGCCAAAACTGGTAAAAAGCTGAACCACAAGATCAAAAATGCCTGATGCTGAAATTTCTCTCATATCGCCGCAGGTAAGGTTAAGCTGCAGCCCTTTTCTCAGCGCTTCCTTTCTGGCCTCTTCAAGCAGAAACGGTGAAAGGTCATTCCCCGTGACTGAATAGCCGAGTCGGGCAAGCTCAAGAGCGTGGCGGCCAGCTCCACAGGCTATATCAAGTACCGAAAGTGATGCTGGCTCTTTGAGTTCAAGGCCAGCCAGAGAGAGAATAGTCTGAATGCAGGATGCGGCTTCATCACTGTCCCTGTGGCTGTAAACATCAAGATAGAGCGGATGGTTAAACCACTCTTTGAACCAGGGTGATGAGGAGTTCGTTACTGAACTCTCTGTATATTCAGACATGCCGGAGGGGAAAAAAGGTGAGATTCAGGGCACCCCGTGGGTGCGGTGCCCTGATAAAAAGGTCCGGTACGATTACTTTGAGTAATCAGCGATTGCTTTTGCAAGAATCACCTGGTCATTTTCTCCGTTGGGGATCCTGACATTCTTTTCAATAAATTTCCATGCATTGGTCTTTTCTGATTTGACAGAAAAAATAACTTTGGCACACTTGAAATCACTGGTA
The DNA window shown above is from Pelodictyon phaeoclathratiforme BU-1 and carries:
- a CDS encoding SDR family oxidoreductase; the protein is MNKKILVTGATGFIGSCLVKKLALTDDEVSILVRKNSDLTSLSDVLHKVKLVYGDITNRSSLDAAMKGIDLVYHSAGLTYMGDKKNALLYKINVEGTRNMLQASAAAKVTRFVHVSSITAVGIAFDKKPVDESVIWNFHQIGLEYARTKHLSEVEVAQAVKNGLDCVIVNPAFVFGAGDINFNAGRIIKDIYNKKLPFYPLGGICVVDVEIVSDAIISAMQKGKTGERYILGGENVSYKQLADTISKITGAPRVNFPLPFWMAKILKQALDLYKNKNRISKLFNMSMFGVASHFLYFDSAKAMRELNMRYEPHEHSIRNAYEWYRDRNMLG
- a CDS encoding class I SAM-dependent methyltransferase — protein: MSEYTESSVTNSSSPWFKEWFNHPLYLDVYSHRDSDEAASCIQTILSLAGLELKEPASLSVLDIACGAGRHALELARLGYSVTGNDLSPFLLEEARKEALRKGLQLNLTCGDMREISASGIFDLVVQLFTSFGYFDLKQDDQLVLCKVYEALKSGGWYVLDLLNPIPLARNLVPRSSRTVGNLTLLEERTLESNRVTKTITITAPLEKNVTFSESVRLYDREEILPMLLDAGFSVVNIAGNYQGEPFRENDSPRMMLFCRKP